The proteins below come from a single Mycobacterium parmense genomic window:
- the lmeA gene encoding mannan chain length control protein LmeA — protein MRKVLFAVLATLVAVAVIAVGAVGVDYGTSIYAEYRLSSTVRKAADLKSDPFVAILAFPFVPQAMRRHYDQLEIKAGAVEHAEVGKATLEATMYSVDLTYASWLIRADAKLPVGKLESRIIVDSTHLGRYMGISDLMVEAPPSVTNTATGGVTASGISDSHGLVFSGTPKSAGFDRRVSVSVDLSIAPDDQATLVFTPTGIVTGPDSANQTVPADKRDAVLRAFSARLPDQRLPFGVAPKTEGARGSDVIIEGIAYGVTVTLDGFKQS, from the coding sequence ATGCGCAAGGTGCTGTTCGCGGTGCTGGCGACGCTGGTCGCCGTGGCCGTGATCGCCGTCGGCGCCGTCGGCGTCGACTACGGGACCAGCATCTACGCCGAGTACCGACTGTCGTCCACGGTGCGCAAGGCGGCCGATCTGAAGTCCGACCCATTCGTGGCCATCCTGGCGTTCCCGTTCGTCCCGCAGGCGATGCGCCGCCACTACGACCAGCTGGAGATCAAGGCCGGCGCCGTCGAGCATGCGGAGGTGGGCAAGGCCACCCTCGAAGCCACGATGTACTCGGTCGACCTCACCTACGCGTCGTGGCTGATCAGGGCCGACGCGAAGCTGCCGGTGGGCAAGCTGGAGAGCCGCATCATCGTCGACTCGACACATCTGGGCCGCTACATGGGCATCAGCGACCTGATGGTCGAGGCACCGCCGAGCGTGACCAACACCGCGACCGGCGGCGTCACCGCGTCGGGTATCTCCGACAGCCACGGGTTGGTGTTCAGCGGCACACCCAAGTCGGCCGGCTTCGACCGGCGGGTCAGCGTCTCGGTGGACCTCTCGATCGCGCCCGACGACCAGGCGACGTTGGTGTTCACCCCCACCGGCATCGTCACCGGCCCCGATTCCGCCAATCAGACGGTGCCCGCCGACAAACGCGATGCGGTGCTGCGCGCTTTCAGTGCTCGGCTGCCCGACCAGCGGCTCCCGTTCGGCGTCGCGCCGAAGACCGAGGGCGCCCGCGGCTCCGACGTCATCATCGAGGGCATCGCGTATGGAGTAACCGTGACCCTGGACGGGTTCAAACAGTCATGA
- a CDS encoding TlpA family protein disulfide reductase, whose protein sequence is MSLVIIAVVAAIVVGALAGRLSTRRAGRIREVPEASLATAADVEALGISRGGPTVVHFSAPWCGPCDRVRRVVGQVCDDLGAVAHIEVDLDTNPVAARRFSVLSLPTTLIFDVEGRQRYRASGVPTAADLRSALQPLLA, encoded by the coding sequence ATGAGTCTGGTGATCATCGCGGTCGTCGCTGCGATCGTCGTGGGAGCTCTGGCCGGCCGGCTGTCGACGCGGCGCGCGGGACGCATCCGCGAGGTCCCCGAGGCGTCGCTCGCGACTGCCGCCGACGTGGAGGCGCTGGGGATCTCACGCGGCGGGCCGACCGTCGTGCACTTCAGCGCCCCGTGGTGCGGTCCCTGCGACCGGGTCCGCCGGGTGGTGGGCCAGGTGTGTGACGACCTGGGCGCCGTGGCTCATATTGAAGTCGATCTGGACACCAATCCGGTTGCCGCGCGGCGGTTCTCGGTGCTGTCGTTGCCCACCACGCTGATCTTCGACGTGGAGGGACGGCAGCGCTATCGCGCCTCAGGGGTGCCCACGGCCGCCGATTTGCGTTCCGCGCTACAACCGCTGTTGGCCTGA
- a CDS encoding DUF1416 domain-containing protein: MSLGPSQGSALPVGVDLARETVITGRVVDRDGQAVGGAFVRLLDSSDEFTAEVLATPSGDFRFFAAPGSWRLRAQAAAGNGDAVVQPSHAGIHEVDVKIA, encoded by the coding sequence ATGAGCCTTGGACCGAGTCAAGGATCGGCGCTGCCCGTCGGCGTCGACCTGGCCAGGGAAACGGTGATCACCGGACGCGTGGTGGACCGTGACGGTCAGGCGGTGGGCGGCGCGTTCGTTCGCCTGCTCGACTCGTCCGATGAGTTCACCGCCGAGGTGCTCGCCACGCCCAGCGGCGACTTCCGGTTCTTCGCCGCGCCGGGATCCTGGAGGCTGCGCGCCCAGGCGGCGGCCGGCAACGGCGACGCGGTCGTGCAGCCGTCGCACGCCGGCATCCACGAAGTCGACGTCAAGATCGCCTGA
- a CDS encoding Ms5788A family Cys-rich leader peptide: MSVGKLAVVPARFELVLTKRRAVDLCRIAGCCCRCCC, translated from the coding sequence GTGTCTGTGGGTAAGCTTGCCGTCGTGCCCGCCCGTTTCGAGCTCGTGCTCACCAAGCGTCGCGCAGTCGATCTGTGCCGCATCGCGGGTTGTTGCTGTCGTTGTTGTTGTTGA
- a CDS encoding FABP family protein — protein sequence MTSDDDTEGAVGSTNSGDRAVAAAAERAKITAARNIPAFDDLPLPADTANLREGANLNDALLALLPLVGVWRGEGEGRGHDGDYRFGQQIVVSHDGGDYLNWEARSWRLDDTGNYEERGLRETGYWRFVNDPDDPSESNAIELLLAHSAGYVELFYGRPRTPASWELVTDALARSRSGVLVGGAKRLYGIVEGGDLAYVEERVDADGGLVPHLSARLSRFVG from the coding sequence GTGACTTCCGACGACGACACAGAAGGCGCGGTGGGCTCCACCAACTCCGGGGACCGTGCGGTGGCCGCCGCCGCCGAACGCGCCAAAATCACCGCGGCCCGCAACATTCCGGCTTTCGACGACCTGCCGCTGCCCGCCGACACCGCGAACCTTCGCGAGGGCGCCAACCTCAACGACGCGCTGCTGGCGCTGCTGCCGCTCGTCGGCGTCTGGCGGGGCGAGGGCGAAGGCCGCGGCCACGACGGCGACTACCGGTTCGGACAGCAGATCGTGGTCTCGCACGACGGCGGCGACTACCTGAACTGGGAGGCCCGCTCGTGGCGGCTCGACGATACGGGCAACTACGAGGAGCGCGGCTTGCGGGAGACGGGGTACTGGCGCTTCGTCAACGATCCCGACGACCCCAGCGAATCGAACGCGATCGAGCTGCTGCTGGCCCATTCGGCGGGTTACGTCGAACTGTTCTACGGCCGTCCGCGCACGCCGGCGTCATGGGAGTTGGTGACCGACGCGCTGGCCCGCAGCAGGTCGGGCGTGCTGGTGGGTGGCGCCAAACGGCTCTACGGGATCGTCGAGGGCGGCGACCTGGCCTACGTCGAGGAGCGGGTGGACGCCGACGGCGGCCTGGTGCCGCATCTTTCGGCGCGGCTGTCCAGGTTCGTCGGATAG
- a CDS encoding DUF4395 domain-containing protein, with protein sequence MPASNTTIHQDQVDVRGPRFAAWVTTAVLVVALLTAGINPPAAAALLTVQAAVFAIGAVAGPRRHPYGRLFARFAAPRLGPVGEREPVAPLKFAQLVGLVFAVAGAVGFAAGAFLPGVVATAAALFAAFVNAAFGICLGCRLYPLVSRLRPIPRPGREHGGHPAGSWSSDCSGGAS encoded by the coding sequence GTGCCAGCCAGCAACACCACCATCCACCAGGACCAAGTCGACGTGCGCGGACCCCGCTTCGCCGCATGGGTCACGACCGCCGTGCTGGTGGTCGCGCTGCTGACCGCGGGGATCAACCCGCCGGCGGCCGCGGCGTTGTTGACCGTGCAGGCCGCCGTCTTCGCGATCGGCGCGGTGGCCGGCCCGCGCCGCCACCCGTACGGCCGATTGTTCGCCCGGTTCGCGGCGCCCCGGCTGGGGCCGGTCGGGGAGCGTGAACCGGTAGCTCCGCTGAAGTTTGCTCAGCTCGTCGGCCTGGTCTTTGCCGTGGCCGGCGCTGTCGGGTTCGCGGCGGGCGCTTTCCTGCCCGGCGTCGTCGCCACCGCCGCCGCCCTGTTCGCGGCTTTCGTGAACGCCGCGTTCGGCATCTGCCTGGGCTGTCGGCTCTACCCGTTGGTGTCCCGCCTGCGGCCCATCCCGCGGCCCGGCCGGGAACACGGCGGTCACCCGGCTGGTTCCTGGAGCAGTGACTGTTCGGGCGGCGCGTCATGA